Within the Miscanthus floridulus cultivar M001 chromosome 2, ASM1932011v1, whole genome shotgun sequence genome, the region AACTCcatgccggcgtcgagctccgcgtCGACGAGCCTTTTGCAACCATATGTTTTATTCATCTGTATGTTTTATGTGTTTTATCAGAGTGTTGCATATGTCGCAATGTCTAcagacgtatgttttaagtgtatgttccacatgctttagttgtttcagacatatgttgcaaatgtatgttccaaatgtttcaactATTTcagacacatgttgcaagtgtttcatctgaatgttgtaaTGACTATACAGGTAAGTTTCAAGAGTATactgcatatgttgtaatggtcgGACGGATGTTGCATAGAAGATGAGACGTTAGGATGGGGGAAGGGACGCGGCCGAGAAAGAGTGCGGCGGAGGAGGGGTGTAGTGGGGTATGGTGCCGCGGCGAGGGGAGGAGCATGGCAGGCTTGATGTGGGGCGCAACCAGGATGGGATCGAGGCGCGGGATGAGTCGCAGGTGGCCGAACGCGGTCGCTAGGGTGGGATGGGTCACGGGCGGCCAGACGCTATCGCGGGCACGGGATCTAACGCGAGCATGGGGGCGTCTGATGCGATGCAGGTGCAGATGTCGGACGGGGGCTAGCATCCGGATGCCTGGACGCTAGCTACGCCGTTTGAATTATTCTACTTTTGTTTACATATGTATCACAACGCAAATCGATCGTATTTACAATAGTTGCATTAGCACTTGACACTTGTCACACATGCTTCTCTCACTTGCTTACATAACAACAAATTAAATAACATTTCACGGCGGGCGGTCAATATAATCAATCATTAAATCATGTGGTGAGGATGGGCGGGAGGATGTCGGACTTGTTGCCGAGCACCTTGGCGTTGGTGTCCGGGAAGGATTCCGTCGTGGCCACGACCTTGCCGTCGTCGAGCACGCTGACCGGGTACGCCATGAGGTGGCCCGGGAGGTCGCCCTGGAACGTGTCGCTCGCGAATATGTCCCAGTGCTGCTTCGCTACCTGGTTCATCCGGCGCACGCAAGGCAGGCTCGACGGTTGGCGGAGATGGCTGCCCACTACCGCCGCCGACTGGCCCAGGTGCTCCTGCCACAGGGAGATCCGGAATCCGTGGACCTGCCCCTTCGCCTGCTGGTTCCTGGTCGCTAGGTAGCCCGGCTGGTACGCGCCCATCGCGATCTCGGTGTCGCGGCCGCCGTCCATGGAGCGCTGGTTGATGTTCGCCGAGCCCACGATGATGTACTCGTCATCCACTGCATGCAAACGACCACCGGTCAGACAGAAACcatcatgatcatattggtttgtttTGAAATTCTAGACTAGATGAATTTGTAGGTGTAGAATAAGTCACTGTACCTATCATGGTCTTGGCGTGGACATAGATCATGAAGCGCCTGGCCTGCTGCGCCCTCTCGTAATCGGTGTTGGGGTCCGGGTGCTCCGGCGGCACGTACTCGCCGGGGCTTGGCGCCTCGCCGTTGCCGAGGCAGAAGAAGGTGAGGTAGTCCCTGGGGTCGGCCTGGATCCCCTTGGCGCGAATGGCCAGCGTGACGTCCGTGTACATCATCTCCATGGTGCGGCGCTGCCAGTCCAGGATGGCCTGCACGGAGCCGCTCTCCGGCACGCCCTCCGGCCACAGGGGCACCACCACGTACACGGCGAACCGCTCGCCGGCCTGGATCTTGCTGACGATCTTGAGCGAGAGCTCCTTGGGGATAAGGTGCAGCGCGTTGATGTCCTCCACCGTCACGCCGTCGTTCTGCAGCCACGCGTAGGAGCTCCCCAGGAAGTACTGGTTCTCGATGTAGATGAAGTCCCGCGCCCGCCGGATGGCGTGGATGTACGCGTCCTGGATGCTGCGCTCGATCACGTGGTCCTTGCCGCTCACCAGCCCCAGCGCCGCGGCCTCCCGCGGGGCGTCCGGGAaccccgccgccgcgccgtcgtCGATGGACCGGAACACCTGCACGTTCCACGACTCGGCGTCGCCGTGCGGGGCCGCCTCGCGCTCCGCCCACGCCTTGTTCAGCGCCACCAGCATGTTGTCGCCCTTGCCCTGCTTCTTCCACCTCTGCTCGAAGTTCTCCAGCACGTCCCACGCCGCGGGCCCCTCGACGCGGCAGTGGATGTCGTGCCACAGCTCCCTCGGCCCGCCCTTGCTGATGGAC harbors:
- the LOC136530146 gene encoding phospholipase D alpha 1-like; this encodes MVYIAGWSVNTDVVLVRDPREPSASSENLGELLIRKANEGVTVLMLVWDDRTSVGLGPIKRDGLMATHDQDTESFFRDTRVQCVLCPRNPDKDRSYVQGIETATMFTHHQKTVIVDGGGRPGAESSPGLVSFLGGIDLCDGRYDTQDHPLFRTLGTTHNKDFHQPNFPGASISKGGPRELWHDIHCRVEGPAAWDVLENFEQRWKKQGKGDNMLVALNKAWAEREAAPHGDAESWNVQVFRSIDDGAAAGFPDAPREAAALGLVSGKDHVIERSIQDAYIHAIRRARDFIYIENQYFLGSSYAWLQNDGVTVEDINALHLIPKELSLKIVSKIQAGERFAVYVVVPLWPEGVPESGSVQAILDWQRRTMEMMYTDVTLAIRAKGIQADPRDYLTFFCLGNGEAPSPGEYVPPEHPDPNTDYERAQQARRFMIYVHAKTMIVDDEYIIVGSANINQRSMDGGRDTEIAMGAYQPGYLATRNQQAKGQVHGFRISLWQEHLGQSAAVVGSHLRQPSSLPCVRRMNQVAKQHWDIFASDTFQGDLPGHLMAYPVSVLDDGKVVATTESFPDTNAKVLGNKSDILPPILTT